Proteins encoded within one genomic window of Paraglaciecola psychrophila 170:
- a CDS encoding acyl-CoA dehydrogenase family protein translates to MDFNHSKKTQGYIERVKAFMDEHIYPVEEQIYTETHELNPGGDWKNWQVHPLIEPLKKKAQEAGLWNLFMPDAELGQGLTTLEYAPLAEQMGRVLFASEIFNCNAPDTGNMEVLYHFGNEYQQQKWLKPLLAGEIRSVFGMTEPDVASSDATNMQATVEVDGDELVLNGKKWWTTGLGHPNAKIAIFMALSNPENDKHSQHSMVVVPLDSPGIEIKRMLQAFGDYDAPFGHGEMHFTNVRVPKENLLVGMGKGFAIAQGRLGPGRIHHCMRSIGGAEKALELAMQRGMSRTAFGKPLMMLGGNRERVAEARIAIEQARLLTLQAAWKIDNLGVKNAMVDISAIKVAVPKMLEEVVDMAIQIHGGAGMCNDFPLARLAAGARSLRLADGPDEVHKGMVARLELKKYQ, encoded by the coding sequence ATGGATTTTAACCACAGCAAAAAAACACAGGGTTATATTGAACGTGTTAAAGCCTTTATGGACGAACATATTTATCCAGTAGAAGAACAGATTTATACTGAAACCCATGAATTAAATCCCGGTGGTGATTGGAAAAATTGGCAAGTCCATCCACTAATTGAGCCACTCAAGAAAAAAGCGCAAGAGGCTGGGTTATGGAATCTGTTTATGCCCGACGCAGAGTTAGGCCAAGGTTTAACTACATTAGAATATGCACCATTAGCAGAACAAATGGGCAGAGTGTTATTTGCCTCTGAAATATTTAACTGCAACGCACCTGACACTGGCAACATGGAAGTGTTGTACCACTTTGGTAACGAATACCAACAACAAAAATGGCTTAAACCATTATTGGCCGGTGAGATACGCTCAGTGTTTGGTATGACAGAACCCGATGTTGCCTCTTCTGATGCCACTAATATGCAAGCTACCGTTGAAGTAGACGGTGACGAATTAGTACTTAATGGCAAAAAATGGTGGACCACAGGTTTAGGTCATCCCAACGCCAAAATTGCTATCTTTATGGCGCTGTCCAATCCAGAAAACGACAAACATAGTCAGCACAGTATGGTAGTGGTACCTCTGGATTCTCCAGGTATTGAAATCAAACGTATGTTACAAGCCTTTGGTGATTACGATGCACCTTTTGGGCATGGCGAAATGCACTTTACCAATGTGCGTGTGCCAAAAGAAAACTTGCTTGTTGGCATGGGTAAGGGTTTTGCTATTGCCCAGGGACGCCTTGGACCGGGTCGAATTCATCATTGCATGCGCTCTATTGGCGGTGCTGAAAAAGCCTTAGAACTGGCGATGCAGCGTGGCATGTCACGTACCGCTTTTGGCAAGCCTTTGATGATGCTTGGTGGCAACAGAGAGCGCGTTGCCGAAGCACGTATTGCTATCGAACAAGCTCGTTTACTGACACTGCAAGCCGCTTGGAAAATTGACAACTTAGGTGTTAAAAATGCCATGGTGGATATATCAGCGATTAAAGTAGCCGTACCCAAAATGCTTGAAGAAGTCGTAGATATGGCTATCCAAATTCATGGTGGTGCAGGTATGTGTAATGACTTCCCACTAGCCCGTTTAGCTGCTGGTGCCAGATCCTTGCGTCTAGCCGACGGCCCTGATGAAGTGCATAAAGGCATGGTTGCCCGTTTAGAACTGAAAAAGTACCAATAA
- a CDS encoding sensor domain-containing diguanylate cyclase, which translates to MSCGKCIKLLASLFIGVFSVPLFSAQLLSAQSIPTVDVQKEFKNGKASLAGEWALSWGEWTSLEDIAASEANFKIVQLPNFVTTLIDDKTLNELRFGTYILKLKNLSRTFNKPAIRMRNVNDAWQAWWIDESGQAQFLGESGKISKNYEAQQMRFKTQILQLPQNVNSGTLVVYLSAQLYKRAGMYGAFDVREFELANKALLSDLASRVALIAIGLLVVFQNILFYVFRPKERVLLLLAVFAFSVLLRAAVSTDYVYYLFGDPAYFDILLRLEYITIVWPAVAAAHFFSCLYPAKFSTRVVQLGYLIIALVVTFTLLVQLTQVVDNLFYYQGLLGIFSFYTMWLIINSMILTSLRSTLMIVSFFVLFGGVVNDVFAASSSTYNLYVSEYTLFLFLFAQTQYHSLRFVSALDMAEHLTNNLQKEVAQKTNELSIRNRELEDKADYLKVQHDRIKELSETDHLTGLYNRQMFDSYFDLKFTEAIQQTEHLSLVMLDIDNFKEINDGYGHQVGDACLKAIAEYLQQTNLRKNDFVARYGGEEVVIVLSNTDIKGAAEISQRICDGLSQIKFSVVQGAIALTASFGVAELTYNQASNTTQLLKLADDALYQAKLQGKNQVVTAKIDA; encoded by the coding sequence TTGAGCTGCGGCAAGTGCATTAAGTTGTTAGCCAGTCTTTTTATTGGTGTTTTTAGTGTCCCATTATTTAGTGCACAGTTGTTGTCTGCCCAATCCATTCCTACTGTCGACGTCCAAAAAGAATTTAAAAATGGTAAGGCAAGTCTTGCTGGAGAGTGGGCATTAAGCTGGGGTGAGTGGACGTCATTGGAAGATATTGCCGCGTCTGAGGCCAACTTCAAAATTGTGCAATTACCTAATTTCGTGACTACTCTAATTGATGATAAGACCTTAAATGAACTCCGTTTTGGTACTTACATACTCAAACTGAAGAATTTGAGTCGTACTTTCAATAAACCGGCAATACGCATGCGTAATGTCAATGATGCTTGGCAAGCATGGTGGATTGATGAGTCTGGGCAAGCTCAATTTTTAGGTGAGTCAGGTAAAATTTCAAAAAACTATGAAGCGCAACAAATGCGCTTTAAAACACAAATATTACAACTCCCTCAAAATGTTAACTCAGGTACCTTAGTGGTGTACCTTTCGGCACAATTATATAAACGGGCAGGCATGTATGGCGCATTCGATGTGCGGGAATTCGAGTTGGCTAATAAAGCACTGCTTTCTGACTTGGCCAGTCGTGTTGCGTTAATTGCGATTGGTTTACTGGTTGTATTTCAAAATATACTGTTTTATGTATTTCGCCCCAAAGAGCGTGTTTTATTATTATTGGCCGTGTTTGCATTTTCTGTTTTGTTGAGGGCTGCGGTATCGACCGATTATGTTTATTACCTCTTTGGGGATCCGGCTTATTTTGATATTTTATTAAGACTCGAATATATCACCATAGTATGGCCGGCTGTAGCAGCTGCGCACTTTTTCTCATGTTTATATCCCGCTAAATTTTCTACCCGAGTCGTGCAGTTAGGTTACTTAATTATTGCCCTTGTTGTCACTTTCACACTACTGGTGCAACTAACACAAGTTGTTGATAATTTATTCTATTACCAAGGGCTTTTAGGAATATTTAGTTTTTATACTATGTGGCTAATCATAAATTCAATGATACTTACATCTCTCCGCTCCACATTAATGATTGTTAGTTTTTTTGTTTTATTTGGGGGAGTGGTAAATGATGTTTTTGCAGCGTCGTCGAGCACCTATAATTTGTATGTTTCTGAATATACACTGTTTTTATTTTTGTTTGCGCAAACTCAATATCACTCATTAAGGTTTGTATCTGCACTGGATATGGCCGAACATTTAACTAATAACTTACAAAAAGAAGTGGCACAAAAAACCAATGAGTTGTCTATTCGCAATCGTGAACTAGAAGATAAAGCAGATTATTTAAAGGTTCAACATGATCGGATAAAAGAGTTATCAGAAACTGACCATCTCACTGGCTTATATAATCGCCAAATGTTTGATAGCTATTTTGATTTGAAATTTACTGAGGCTATTCAGCAAACAGAACATTTGTCCTTAGTCATGTTAGATATAGATAACTTTAAGGAAATTAATGATGGTTATGGACATCAAGTTGGGGATGCGTGTTTAAAAGCGATTGCTGAATATTTACAGCAAACTAATTTGCGTAAAAATGACTTTGTTGCAAGGTACGGGGGGGAGGAAGTGGTCATTGTTTTATCTAATACGGATATCAAAGGTGCTGCAGAAATCAGCCAAAGAATATGTGATGGATTGAGCCAGATAAAATTCAGTGTTGTGCAAGGTGCGATTGCACTGACTGCAAGTTTTGGCGTAGCTGAGTTAACATACAATCAGGCTAGCAATACCACCCAGTTACTTAAATTGGCAGATGACGCCCTTTATCAGGCAAAATTGCAAGGCAAAAACCAAGTGGTTACGGCTAAAATTGACGCTTAG
- a CDS encoding glycosyltransferase — MLSIVIPTLNEFKTGYLSKTLDAYIGVEGIEIICVDGGSQDDTISIIKQSNAKLITTDIGSRAGRLNAGIKLAKFDMVLLHHPRSLVDVEGIKALTNHTPDIHWGAFTHQFDIQHPLLNFTSWYSNRMRGDCRGVYYLDHCLFAQKQLLLDVGLLPEIDIFEDTEICLKLNSKAKPVRLPYISRTSAVRFQTNGIYRQALKNQYMKWCYYFRGSDKNMNALYEKGIDLNTKYKK; from the coding sequence TTGCTTAGTATTGTTATCCCTACATTAAACGAGTTCAAAACCGGTTATCTTTCTAAGACACTTGATGCCTATATTGGGGTAGAGGGTATCGAGATCATTTGTGTAGATGGAGGTAGTCAAGACGATACTATTTCGATAATCAAGCAGTCTAATGCCAAGCTAATCACCACTGATATTGGCTCCCGGGCTGGTAGACTAAATGCAGGTATCAAACTAGCTAAATTCGATATGGTGCTGCTGCATCACCCACGAAGTCTAGTGGATGTTGAGGGCATTAAAGCCTTAACTAACCATACGCCTGATATACATTGGGGAGCTTTTACTCATCAGTTCGATATTCAGCACCCTTTATTAAACTTCACGTCTTGGTATTCGAATCGAATGCGTGGTGATTGCCGCGGCGTGTATTATTTAGATCATTGTTTATTTGCCCAAAAACAGTTATTACTCGATGTAGGATTACTTCCAGAAATCGATATTTTCGAAGATACAGAGATTTGTTTAAAATTAAATAGTAAGGCCAAACCCGTTAGGCTGCCATATATTAGTCGTACTTCAGCCGTTCGTTTTCAAACTAATGGGATCTATCGCCAGGCCCTTAAAAACCAATATATGAAGTGGTGCTATTACTTCAGGGGTTCGGATAAAAATATGAATGCCCTTTATGAAAAAGGTATAGATTTAAATACCAAGTATAAAAAATAG
- a CDS encoding LysR family transcriptional regulator encodes MTDVTKVQQLDLNLLKVFESIYQEQNMSRAAEVLHITPSAVSHALKRLREHLGDPLFQRSNNRMLPTPACQRMAPQIIDNLTRLRQILQHWGEFQPHSSQHHFRLGIHYALEPSILPKLAKRLSELAPNTTFSSVKVDRGNLTRELGAGHIDMAFDVALPIKPPVLHTKLIDGKFCVLMRKGHLLENNLTQQTYFTAKHIGVSNRPSGAAAEDILFQQQGLSRQISIRCQNYYAAKAMLIESDFLLTVPYMLGKELLADSAQSNTLIEAPMPVQLTNIETHLYWHKNTEHDAALSWFRQILESLI; translated from the coding sequence ATGACTGATGTTACAAAAGTCCAGCAACTTGACCTTAATTTACTCAAAGTGTTTGAAAGTATTTATCAAGAGCAGAATATGTCGCGAGCAGCAGAAGTGCTGCATATTACCCCTTCAGCGGTTAGTCATGCGTTAAAAAGGTTACGAGAGCATCTGGGTGATCCGCTGTTTCAGCGTAGTAATAATCGGATGTTACCTACACCTGCTTGCCAGCGTATGGCTCCGCAGATAATTGATAATCTGACTCGCCTAAGACAAATATTGCAGCATTGGGGAGAGTTTCAACCGCACAGCAGTCAACATCATTTTCGTTTAGGTATTCATTACGCCCTTGAACCTTCCATTTTGCCGAAGTTAGCTAAAAGGTTGTCTGAGCTTGCCCCTAATACCACCTTTAGCAGTGTTAAGGTTGATAGGGGAAACTTAACACGAGAATTAGGGGCGGGGCATATTGATATGGCGTTTGATGTAGCTCTACCTATTAAACCGCCTGTACTACACACAAAACTTATCGATGGTAAGTTTTGTGTGTTAATGCGCAAAGGACATCTTCTAGAGAATAACTTAACTCAGCAAACGTATTTTACAGCTAAACATATTGGTGTTTCTAATCGCCCAAGTGGTGCTGCGGCTGAGGATATTTTATTTCAACAGCAAGGGCTTTCGCGGCAAATAAGCATTCGCTGCCAAAACTATTACGCCGCGAAAGCCATGCTGATTGAGTCTGACTTTCTTTTAACGGTGCCATACATGTTGGGTAAGGAGTTGCTGGCAGACTCAGCCCAATCCAATACGTTGATAGAAGCCCCAATGCCCGTGCAACTGACAAATATTGAAACACATCTATACTGGCATAAAAACACCGAGCATGACGCGGCATTAAGTTGGTTTAGGCAAATTTTGGAGTCACTGATCTAA
- a CDS encoding phosphotransferase family protein, which translates to MNDADKKNLIDKASQVRKGEELNLTGLIPWLESNIPSLKGEPRVTQYSGGASNWTYCLSYPTEEGEEGAVHEVILRRGPAGTKAKGAHDMGREYRLQTALKPVYAYVPEMLGHCDDESVLGAEFYVMEKLNGLIPRMNLPKGLKLEQGTTGQLCLNALDSLIELHKVDYKAAGLHHLAKGEGYTQRQIEGWSARYTKAKTWNVPSAKYVMNWLKNNMPSHEHICLTHNDFRFDNLVLDVNDPTKILGVLDWELATLGDPLMDLGNSLAYWVQADDDKLAKSTRRQPTHLPGMLTRKEVITYYLDKTGFKVDNFAFYEVYGLFRLAAIAQQIYYRYHHKQTDNPALKHIGVFVHYLLWQCRKAIKGKR; encoded by the coding sequence TTGAACGATGCTGATAAAAAAAACCTAATAGACAAAGCAAGCCAAGTTAGAAAGGGAGAAGAACTTAACTTAACGGGGCTCATCCCTTGGCTTGAAAGTAATATTCCTAGTCTCAAAGGTGAGCCTAGGGTGACCCAATATTCCGGTGGAGCATCTAACTGGACATACTGCTTAAGTTATCCAACTGAAGAGGGTGAAGAGGGTGCGGTGCATGAAGTCATTTTGCGCCGCGGACCTGCCGGAACCAAAGCTAAAGGTGCCCACGATATGGGTCGTGAGTATCGCTTACAAACAGCACTAAAACCTGTTTATGCTTATGTACCCGAGATGTTAGGCCATTGTGATGATGAATCAGTGTTAGGTGCAGAGTTTTACGTAATGGAAAAACTCAACGGCTTGATCCCAAGAATGAACCTGCCCAAAGGACTCAAACTTGAACAAGGCACCACAGGTCAACTTTGCCTGAATGCTTTAGATAGTCTTATTGAGTTGCACAAAGTCGATTACAAAGCGGCTGGACTCCACCATTTAGCCAAAGGTGAAGGTTATACCCAACGTCAAATAGAAGGCTGGAGTGCTCGCTATACTAAGGCCAAAACATGGAACGTACCCAGCGCTAAATATGTAATGAATTGGCTTAAAAACAATATGCCTAGTCACGAGCATATTTGCTTAACCCATAACGACTTCCGTTTTGATAATTTGGTGTTGGATGTGAATGACCCAACCAAGATCCTGGGCGTATTGGATTGGGAATTAGCCACACTGGGCGATCCCTTAATGGACTTAGGCAATAGCTTAGCCTATTGGGTGCAAGCTGATGACGACAAACTGGCCAAGTCGACTCGCCGTCAACCCACACATTTACCCGGAATGTTGACCCGTAAAGAAGTGATTACCTATTACCTTGATAAAACCGGTTTTAAAGTCGACAACTTTGCCTTTTATGAAGTCTATGGTTTATTCAGATTAGCGGCTATTGCTCAACAAATTTATTATCGATATCACCACAAACAAACGGATAATCCCGCCCTTAAACACATTGGGGTCTTTGTGCATTATTTGCTGTGGCAATGCCGTAAAGCCATCAAAGGCAAACGCTAA
- a CDS encoding SDR family oxidoreductase, whose product MKTVLITGGASGLGEALALHYAKQGCEVCIADLNSERGHKVVDSITKAGGAAFFLPCDITNEADIETLKQQLQSRWQKVDVLVNNAGVATGGALEFEDIEQWDWVLNINVLGMVRMCRAFVPLMKQHGGGKIVNIASQAGITPAPLMGSYNASKAAVVSFSETMHLELTHDNIHVSVACPGFFSTNLDESLRSKQPGVAKLVSKMLHTYSDITAAQVAEAIYQDSENFKFMTITHKDGRTAFRIKRWLPAMRYLAMMKKQLKNFRPRA is encoded by the coding sequence ATGAAAACAGTATTAATAACCGGTGGCGCTTCAGGTTTAGGTGAAGCGCTGGCGTTGCATTATGCCAAGCAAGGTTGTGAAGTGTGTATTGCTGATCTCAACTCAGAGCGCGGCCATAAAGTGGTTGATAGCATCACTAAGGCAGGTGGTGCAGCCTTCTTTTTGCCTTGTGATATCACCAACGAAGCTGATATTGAAACACTGAAACAACAACTTCAATCCCGTTGGCAGAAAGTGGATGTATTAGTCAACAATGCCGGAGTCGCCACAGGCGGCGCATTGGAATTTGAAGATATTGAACAGTGGGACTGGGTACTAAATATTAATGTTTTAGGCATGGTAAGGATGTGCCGTGCTTTTGTCCCTTTAATGAAGCAACACGGCGGCGGTAAAATAGTGAATATTGCTTCACAAGCAGGGATCACCCCTGCCCCACTAATGGGTAGTTATAACGCCAGTAAAGCTGCAGTGGTTAGCTTTTCAGAAACCATGCACCTGGAACTCACTCACGACAATATTCATGTCAGTGTGGCTTGTCCGGGTTTCTTTTCCACTAACTTAGATGAGTCACTACGCAGTAAACAACCCGGTGTGGCAAAACTCGTGAGTAAAATGCTGCATACCTATTCCGATATCACTGCGGCTCAAGTAGCCGAGGCTATCTATCAAGACAGTGAAAATTTCAAATTTATGACCATCACCCACAAAGACGGGCGCACCGCCTTTCGCATCAAACGTTGGTTACCTGCTATGCGTTATTTGGCTATGATGAAGAAACAATTGAAAAACTTTAGACCTAGAGCCTAA
- a CDS encoding histidine phosphatase family protein, with translation MTAIYLIRHGQASFGKAEYDCLSELGEQQARHIGESFKARLGGFDKVLRGSMQRHQQTADGCLTAMGQTDITPQLDAGWNEYDHQDILAQFDPQLATAQGVKAYMSRQQNPHKALEQVIGQAFKRWIGSQHNSDYIESWPDYQARIQTALAHLISELDGEKRVAVFSSGGPIALLSQAILGVPAENLMALNWTLVNCGITKLISTRKGAILSSLNEHSAFEGDRKHLLTYK, from the coding sequence ATGACCGCGATTTATTTAATTAGACATGGCCAAGCATCCTTTGGCAAAGCTGAATATGATTGTTTATCTGAGCTTGGCGAACAACAAGCTAGACACATAGGCGAGAGTTTTAAAGCGAGATTAGGCGGTTTTGATAAAGTCCTACGCGGCAGTATGCAGCGACACCAGCAAACTGCAGATGGCTGTTTAACCGCTATGGGCCAAACGGATATCACCCCCCAACTAGATGCGGGATGGAATGAGTATGACCATCAAGACATACTCGCCCAATTCGACCCCCAGCTTGCCACTGCACAGGGCGTAAAAGCCTACATGAGTCGACAACAAAATCCTCATAAAGCACTAGAGCAAGTCATTGGCCAAGCCTTTAAGCGCTGGATTGGCAGCCAACACAATAGTGATTATATTGAGTCCTGGCCTGATTATCAGGCCAGGATCCAAACTGCTCTAGCTCACTTAATAAGTGAGCTAGATGGTGAAAAACGTGTAGCCGTATTTAGTTCAGGTGGACCGATAGCGTTATTATCTCAAGCCATACTCGGTGTACCCGCAGAAAACCTCATGGCGCTTAACTGGACTCTAGTAAACTGCGGTATCACCAAATTAATCAGCACCAGAAAAGGTGCTATTTTATCGTCACTAAACGAACACAGCGCATTCGAAGGCGATCGTAAACACCTTCTGACTTACAAATAA